In a genomic window of Streptomyces roseoviridis:
- a CDS encoding IclR family transcriptional regulator: MHPTPSGTTGPQSVERALALLDAVADADRPVAAKALARTLGCALSTVYHLTGPLVARGHLVRTPEGYAPGPRIPALHRSYQRHHGLEGGVAELLGRLRRACGAEAYFTAYQGGRITVVDTTAPLTDTAHPFAPGPEARAHATAHGKALLAGLPRPLRRRYLDEHGMARFTERTITSPERFEAELARVRDRGFAVSVGEADPAYTCLATVLPGPGRADGVLHALSVSLPTADFRRRHGEVRTALARAVPLFTAGDPPPVAPPPPGWPTGWPTG; this comes from the coding sequence GTGCACCCGACCCCCTCCGGCACGACCGGCCCCCAGTCCGTCGAGCGGGCCCTCGCCCTCCTCGACGCCGTCGCTGACGCCGACCGGCCCGTCGCAGCGAAGGCCCTGGCCCGGACACTCGGCTGCGCCCTGTCGACCGTCTACCACCTCACCGGGCCGCTGGTCGCCCGCGGGCACCTCGTCCGCACACCCGAGGGGTACGCCCCCGGCCCGCGCATCCCGGCGCTCCACCGCTCCTACCAGCGACATCACGGCCTCGAGGGCGGTGTCGCCGAACTCCTCGGCCGGCTGCGCCGCGCCTGCGGCGCCGAGGCGTACTTCACCGCCTACCAGGGCGGCCGGATCACCGTCGTCGACACCACCGCGCCCCTGACCGACACCGCCCACCCCTTCGCGCCCGGACCCGAGGCCCGCGCCCACGCGACCGCCCACGGCAAGGCGCTGCTCGCCGGGCTGCCCCGGCCGCTGCGCCGGCGCTACCTGGACGAACACGGCATGGCCCGCTTCACCGAGCGCACCATCACCAGCCCCGAGCGCTTCGAGGCGGAGCTGGCCCGGGTGCGCGACCGGGGCTTCGCCGTCTCCGTGGGCGAGGCGGATCCCGCGTACACCTGTCTGGCCACGGTCCTGCCGGGTCCCGGCCGGGCCGACGGCGTCCTGCACGCGCTGTCGGTGTCGCTCCCCACCGCCGACTTCCGGCGCCGTCACGGCGAGGTACGCACCGCCCTGGCCCGGGCCGTGCCGCTGTTCACGGCCGGTGACCCGCCGCCCGTCGCCCCGCCACCGCCCGGTTGGCCGACCGGTTGGCCAACCGGCTGA
- a CDS encoding putative quinol monooxygenase: protein MIFIAVRFTVRPEYADTWLDRVADFTHATREEPGNLFFDWSRSVEDPNRYVLLEAFADAEAGAAHVASEHFRAGLEAMGAAIAATPEIINVEVPRQGWDAMAELAR from the coding sequence ATGATCTTCATCGCCGTACGTTTCACCGTCCGTCCCGAGTACGCCGACACCTGGCTCGACCGGGTCGCCGACTTCACCCATGCCACGCGCGAGGAGCCCGGCAACCTCTTCTTCGACTGGTCCCGGAGCGTCGAGGACCCGAACCGGTACGTCCTCCTGGAGGCGTTCGCCGACGCCGAGGCCGGCGCCGCCCACGTGGCGTCCGAGCACTTCCGGGCCGGTCTGGAGGCCATGGGCGCCGCCATCGCCGCCACCCCCGAGATCATCAACGTCGAGGTGCCGCGGCAGGGCTGGGACGCCATGGCGGAACTCGCCCGCTGA
- a CDS encoding phosphoesterase, with translation MALFDRPRTGGSPRSSAAGGTWWYAAIAAEAPGSFTARVRIRMRRISLAAVLLFTVAYAGLVLTATGRRWGDAVTAGRLTDPAVARVLREHPSIQGLATLSLVLAVLLLAAVGIVRRRYGRTGAALGTLAATVALAELLQRYAPGPHLVDASGTAVDSGFPSSPTVIATGAALGLVLVVPHRLRSATVGLAALWAAALGAYGIASGRHRPGDVIAADLLVLAAFAALLALLARQGKVRPASRGGALPPQRLLVLLPLAALAIGGLAAGGHLLGECLPPGTGPLPVELPRTAHRCGQALAAGTGAAVALVLLALFRRVDLDPRPVPYRPARADPEETRPEESFPEDPFPAERDHEIS, from the coding sequence ATGGCACTCTTCGACAGGCCCCGTACCGGCGGCTCCCCGCGGAGCAGCGCCGCCGGCGGCACCTGGTGGTACGCCGCCATCGCCGCCGAGGCCCCGGGTTCCTTCACCGCCCGGGTCCGCATACGGATGCGGCGCATCAGCCTCGCCGCCGTCCTCCTGTTCACCGTCGCCTACGCCGGACTCGTGCTCACCGCCACCGGCCGGCGCTGGGGCGACGCCGTCACCGCCGGGCGGCTCACCGATCCGGCCGTGGCCCGCGTCCTGAGGGAACATCCCTCGATCCAGGGCCTCGCCACCCTCTCCCTCGTCCTCGCCGTCCTGCTGCTCGCCGCCGTCGGCATCGTGCGCAGGCGGTACGGGCGCACCGGCGCCGCCCTCGGCACCCTGGCCGCGACCGTGGCCCTCGCGGAACTCCTCCAGCGGTACGCGCCCGGCCCCCACCTCGTCGACGCCTCGGGCACCGCCGTCGACAGCGGTTTCCCCAGCAGCCCCACGGTGATCGCCACCGGCGCCGCCCTCGGCCTCGTCCTCGTCGTCCCGCACCGGCTGCGCAGCGCCACCGTCGGCCTCGCCGCCCTGTGGGCCGCTGCCCTCGGCGCGTACGGCATCGCCTCCGGCCGCCACCGCCCCGGCGACGTCATCGCCGCCGACCTGCTCGTGCTCGCCGCCTTCGCCGCGCTGCTCGCCCTGCTCGCCCGCCAGGGGAAGGTCCGGCCCGCCTCCCGCGGCGGCGCCCTGCCCCCGCAGCGGCTGCTCGTCCTCCTCCCGCTCGCCGCCCTCGCCATCGGCGGGCTCGCAGCGGGCGGCCACCTCCTCGGCGAGTGCCTGCCCCCCGGCACCGGCCCGCTCCCGGTCGAGCTGCCGCGCACCGCGCACCGCTGCGGCCAGGCCCTCGCCGCCGGCACCGGCGCCGCCGTCGCCCTCGTCCTGCTCGCCCTGTTCCGCCGCGTCGACCTCGACCCGAGGCCGGTCCCGTACCGCCCGGCCCGCGCGGACCCCGAGGAGACCCGTCCCGAGGAGAGCTTTCCCGAGGACCCCTTTCCCGCGGAGCGCGATCACGAGATATCTTGA
- a CDS encoding MFS transporter — protein sequence MAAATHAPTPPGPLKRIVAASLIGTTIEWYDFFLYGSAAALVFNKLFFPESDPLVGTLLSFLTYAVGFAARPLGALVFGHYGDRLGRKKLLVLSLLLMGGATFAIGLLPTHATVGSAAPLLLTALRLVQGFALGGEWGGAVLLVSEHGDARRRGFWASWPQTGAPAGQLLATGVLSALTALLSESAFLSWGWRIPFLLSGVLVIVGLWIRLSVDESPVFKAALAAAEERKAATAGQVEKMPLVAVLRHHWRDVLVAMGARMAENISYYVITAFILVYATTQVGLSKQNALNAVLIGSAVHFAVIPLWGALSDRLGRRPVYLVGAVGVGLWMFPFFALIDRGTFGSLLLAVTVGLVLHGAMYAPQAAFFSEMFATRMRYSGASIGAQFSSVAAGAPAPLIATALLDDYGSSTPIALYVIAAALLTVVAVACARETRNRDLTDLDDSGDAAGADGAGREAPAATPSR from the coding sequence ATGGCCGCCGCAACACACGCTCCCACGCCTCCCGGACCCCTCAAGCGGATCGTCGCCGCAAGTCTGATCGGCACCACCATCGAGTGGTACGACTTCTTCCTGTACGGTTCGGCCGCCGCGCTGGTCTTCAACAAGCTGTTCTTTCCCGAGTCGGATCCGCTGGTCGGGACGCTCCTGTCCTTCCTGACCTATGCCGTCGGGTTCGCCGCGCGGCCGCTCGGGGCGCTGGTGTTCGGGCACTACGGTGACCGGCTCGGGCGCAAGAAGCTGCTGGTGCTGAGCCTGCTGCTGATGGGCGGGGCGACCTTCGCCATCGGGCTGCTGCCGACCCACGCCACCGTGGGGTCCGCCGCGCCGCTGCTGCTGACCGCGCTGCGGCTGGTGCAGGGGTTCGCGCTCGGCGGGGAGTGGGGCGGGGCCGTGCTGCTCGTCTCGGAGCACGGGGACGCCAGACGGCGCGGGTTCTGGGCCTCGTGGCCGCAGACCGGGGCGCCCGCCGGGCAGTTGCTCGCGACCGGGGTGCTCTCCGCGCTGACCGCGCTGCTGTCCGAGTCCGCCTTCCTCTCGTGGGGCTGGCGGATCCCGTTCCTGCTCTCCGGCGTGCTGGTGATCGTCGGCCTGTGGATCCGGCTCTCCGTCGACGAGTCGCCCGTCTTCAAGGCCGCGCTCGCCGCCGCCGAGGAACGCAAGGCCGCCACCGCCGGCCAGGTCGAGAAGATGCCGCTGGTGGCCGTGCTCCGGCACCACTGGCGTGACGTGCTCGTCGCCATGGGCGCCCGTATGGCCGAGAACATCTCGTACTACGTCATCACCGCGTTCATCCTGGTCTACGCGACCACCCAGGTCGGGCTCAGCAAGCAGAACGCCCTCAACGCGGTCCTCATCGGCTCCGCCGTCCACTTCGCCGTCATCCCGCTCTGGGGCGCCCTCTCCGACCGGCTCGGGCGCCGCCCCGTCTATCTCGTCGGGGCCGTCGGCGTCGGACTGTGGATGTTCCCCTTCTTCGCCCTGATCGACCGGGGCACCTTCGGCAGCCTGCTGCTCGCCGTCACCGTCGGCCTCGTCCTGCACGGCGCCATGTACGCCCCCCAGGCCGCCTTCTTCTCCGAGATGTTCGCGACCCGGATGCGTTACTCCGGGGCCTCCATCGGCGCCCAGTTCTCCTCCGTCGCCGCCGGCGCCCCCGCCCCCCTGATCGCCACCGCGCTGCTCGACGACTACGGCAGCTCGACCCCCATCGCCCTGTACGTGATCGCCGCCGCGCTGCTCACGGTCGTCGCCGTCGCCTGTGCCCGCGAGACCCGCAACCGCGACCTGACCGACCTCGACGACTCCGGCGACGCGGCCGGAGCCGACGGCGCCGGCCGGGAGGCGCCCGCCGCCACCCCGTCCCGTTGA
- a CDS encoding NADP-dependent isocitrate dehydrogenase — translation MTDSTIIYTHTDEAPALATYSFLPVIQAYASTAGINVETRDISLAGRIIASFPERLEEGQRIADALAELGELAKTPQANIIKLPNISASIPQLKAAVAELQAQGYALPDYPDDPRTDEERDIRARYDKVKGSAVNPVLREGNSDRRAPASVKNYAKAHPHRMGAWTPESKTNVATMGQNDFRSTEKSAVMAENGSLRIEHVAADGTTTVLRDSVPVLAGEVVDASVMRAAALRTFLSEQVARAKAEGVLFSVHLKATMMKVSDPIIFGHVVRAFFPQTFAKYGEVLAGAGLSPNDGLGAVLKGLESIPHGLGEEIKASFDAELAEGPALAMVDSDKGITNLHVPSDVIVDASMPAMIRTSGHMWGPDGQEADTLAVLPDSSYSGVYQAVIDDCRAHGVFDPSTMGSVPNVGLMAQKAEEYGSHDKTFEIAAAGTVRLVDADGNVVLEQEVAEGDIFRACQTKDLPIQDWVKLAVTRARATGAPAVFWLDETRAHDAQLIAKVNEYLPQHDTEGLEIKILSPVEATKFSLERLRRGEDTISVTGNVLRDYLTDLFPILELGTSAKMLSVVPLMAGGGLFETGAGGSAPKHVQQLVKENYLRWDSLGEFFALAASFEHLATTTGNARAQVLADTLDRATGTFLNEDKSPTRRLGGIDNRGSHFYLALYWAQELAKQTDDAELAKSFAPLAEKLTADEQKIVDELIAVQGSPAEIGGYYQPDPAKAAAVMRPSATFNEAIASLA, via the coding sequence GTGACTGACTCGACCATCATCTACACGCACACTGACGAGGCGCCCGCCCTGGCGACGTACTCGTTCCTGCCCGTGATCCAGGCCTACGCCTCGACCGCCGGGATCAACGTCGAGACGCGTGACATCTCCCTGGCCGGGCGCATCATCGCCAGCTTCCCCGAGCGTCTCGAAGAGGGCCAGCGCATCGCCGACGCCCTCGCCGAGCTGGGCGAGCTGGCCAAGACGCCGCAGGCCAACATCATCAAGCTGCCGAACATCTCGGCCTCGATCCCGCAGCTGAAGGCCGCCGTTGCCGAGCTGCAGGCCCAGGGCTACGCCCTGCCGGACTACCCGGACGACCCGCGCACCGACGAGGAGCGCGACATCCGCGCCCGCTACGACAAGGTCAAGGGCTCCGCCGTCAACCCGGTCCTGCGCGAGGGCAACTCCGACCGCCGCGCCCCGGCCTCGGTCAAGAACTACGCCAAGGCCCACCCGCACCGCATGGGCGCCTGGACCCCCGAGTCCAAGACCAACGTCGCCACCATGGGCCAGAACGACTTCCGCTCCACCGAGAAGTCCGCCGTCATGGCCGAGAACGGCTCCCTGCGCATCGAGCACGTCGCCGCCGACGGCACCACCACGGTGCTCCGCGACTCCGTCCCGGTCCTCGCCGGCGAGGTCGTCGACGCCTCCGTCATGCGCGCCGCCGCCCTGCGCACCTTCCTCTCCGAGCAGGTCGCCCGCGCCAAGGCCGAGGGCGTCCTGTTCTCCGTGCACCTCAAGGCCACGATGATGAAGGTCTCCGACCCGATCATCTTCGGCCACGTCGTGCGCGCCTTCTTCCCGCAGACCTTCGCCAAGTACGGCGAGGTGCTGGCCGGCGCGGGCCTGTCCCCGAACGACGGCCTCGGCGCCGTCCTCAAGGGCCTGGAGTCCATCCCGCACGGCCTCGGCGAGGAGATCAAGGCCTCCTTCGACGCCGAGCTCGCCGAGGGCCCGGCCCTCGCCATGGTCGACTCCGACAAGGGCATCACCAACCTGCACGTGCCGTCCGACGTCATCGTCGACGCCTCCATGCCGGCCATGATCCGTACCTCCGGCCACATGTGGGGCCCGGACGGCCAGGAGGCCGACACCCTCGCCGTCCTCCCGGACAGCTCCTACTCCGGCGTCTACCAGGCCGTCATCGACGACTGCCGCGCCCACGGCGTCTTCGACCCGTCGACCATGGGCTCCGTCCCGAACGTCGGCCTCATGGCGCAGAAGGCCGAGGAGTACGGCTCCCACGACAAGACCTTCGAGATCGCGGCGGCCGGCACCGTCCGCCTCGTCGACGCCGACGGCAACGTCGTCCTGGAGCAGGAGGTCGCCGAGGGCGACATCTTCCGCGCCTGCCAGACCAAGGACCTCCCCATCCAGGACTGGGTCAAGCTCGCCGTCACCCGCGCCCGCGCCACCGGCGCCCCGGCCGTCTTCTGGCTGGACGAGACCCGCGCCCACGACGCCCAGCTGATCGCCAAGGTCAACGAGTACCTCCCGCAGCACGACACCGAGGGCCTGGAGATCAAGATCCTGTCCCCGGTCGAGGCGACCAAGTTCTCCCTGGAGCGCCTCCGTCGCGGCGAGGACACCATCTCGGTCACCGGCAACGTCCTGCGCGACTACCTGACCGACCTCTTCCCGATCCTGGAGCTGGGCACCAGCGCCAAGATGCTCTCCGTCGTCCCGCTGATGGCGGGTGGCGGCCTGTTCGAGACCGGCGCCGGCGGCTCCGCCCCGAAGCACGTCCAGCAGCTCGTCAAGGAGAACTACCTCCGCTGGGACAGCCTCGGCGAGTTCTTCGCCCTGGCCGCCTCCTTCGAGCACCTGGCCACCACCACCGGCAACGCCCGCGCCCAGGTCCTCGCCGACACGCTCGACCGCGCCACCGGCACGTTCCTCAACGAGGACAAGTCGCCGACCCGTCGCCTCGGCGGCATCGACAACCGCGGCAGCCACTTCTACCTGGCCCTCTACTGGGCCCAGGAGCTGGCGAAGCAGACCGACGACGCGGAGCTGGCCAAGTCCTTCGCCCCGCTCGCCGAGAAGCTGACCGCCGACGAGCAGAAGATCGTCGACGAGCTGATCGCCGTCCAGGGCTCCCCGGCCGAGATCGGCGGCTACTACCAGCCCGACCCGGCCAAGGCCGCGGCCGTGATGCGCCCGTCCGCCACGTTCAACGAGGCCATCGCGTCCCTCGCCTGA
- a CDS encoding VanW family protein, which produces MRRSTTDHAAAGPDGRRGHIRKAAIATGVVAAVAGGLYVAGLVATGDDISEGTRVSGVDIGGLSRSEAAVRLTSAAPAAWKDPMRVKVGDATTALDPARAGLTVDVAATAERAADPSRDPVTVIGRLFSSGSRDIEPVVSFDATKAREAVRHVAEKHDRTVREGAVAFKKGRTVVTPAQDGRKLDVDRAVDALRAAYPGAGTAAGIGSGLGTGAGVGAGSGGSAPVALPVAVTKPTVGQAEVDRFVKEFATPALSGPVTLTAAGNRLTIPAVTLADHLKVTTEGGRLTPSLDSRGLLRDPDVARPLHTFTGGPVEASLGVRDGKVVVERDGRPGREVSADALGRAVEPLLTEVGDAARTGPVATTETEPELTAKNVAALGITEQMSTFTVNFPKAPYRTTNIGRAVELINGSLVKPGEVWSFNRTVGERTEANGFVDGTMIMDGQYQKAPGGGVSAVATTVYNALFFAGVKPVEHGAHSFYIERYPAGREATVAWGTLDLRFRNDSGKPIYIKASSTDSSVTVSFLGTKKYDSVEAVAGPRTNITPPAERKGTGDKCEVQEPLEGFDIKVDRVFKNGGTEVKRETFGTHYTPRDKVTCEKQSR; this is translated from the coding sequence GTGCGCCGCTCCACGACCGACCACGCCGCCGCGGGCCCCGACGGGCGCCGCGGCCACATACGCAAGGCGGCGATCGCGACCGGCGTGGTCGCGGCCGTCGCCGGCGGACTGTACGTGGCGGGCCTCGTCGCCACCGGGGACGACATCTCCGAGGGAACCCGGGTGAGCGGGGTCGACATCGGCGGCCTGAGCCGCTCGGAGGCAGCCGTCCGCCTGACCTCCGCGGCCCCCGCCGCCTGGAAGGACCCGATGCGGGTGAAGGTCGGTGACGCGACCACGGCCCTCGATCCCGCCCGGGCGGGGCTCACCGTCGACGTCGCGGCCACCGCGGAGCGGGCGGCCGACCCCTCGCGCGACCCGGTCACCGTGATCGGCCGGCTCTTCTCCTCCGGCAGCAGGGACATCGAGCCCGTCGTCTCCTTCGATGCCACGAAGGCGCGGGAGGCGGTCCGCCACGTCGCCGAGAAGCACGACCGGACCGTGCGCGAGGGCGCCGTGGCCTTCAAGAAGGGCAGGACGGTGGTGACCCCGGCGCAGGACGGCCGGAAGCTGGACGTCGACCGGGCCGTGGACGCCCTGCGCGCCGCGTATCCCGGTGCCGGAACCGCCGCCGGGATCGGAAGCGGCCTGGGCACCGGCGCGGGTGTCGGGGCGGGCTCCGGCGGCTCGGCGCCCGTGGCGCTGCCCGTCGCCGTCACCAAGCCGACGGTGGGGCAGGCCGAGGTCGACCGCTTCGTGAAGGAGTTCGCGACGCCCGCGCTGTCGGGCCCGGTCACGCTGACCGCGGCCGGCAACCGGCTGACGATCCCGGCGGTCACCCTCGCCGACCACCTGAAGGTGACGACCGAGGGCGGCCGGCTCACTCCGTCGCTCGACTCGCGGGGGCTGCTGCGCGACCCCGACGTGGCCCGTCCGCTGCACACGTTCACCGGTGGCCCGGTCGAGGCGAGCCTCGGCGTGCGGGACGGCAAGGTCGTCGTGGAGCGGGACGGCCGGCCGGGCCGCGAGGTGTCGGCCGACGCCCTCGGCCGGGCGGTGGAACCGCTGCTCACCGAGGTGGGCGACGCCGCCCGTACCGGCCCGGTCGCCACCACGGAGACCGAGCCGGAGCTGACGGCGAAGAACGTGGCGGCGCTCGGGATCACGGAGCAGATGTCCACGTTCACCGTGAACTTCCCGAAAGCACCGTACCGCACCACCAACATCGGCCGGGCGGTCGAGCTGATCAACGGCTCGCTGGTCAAGCCGGGCGAGGTGTGGAGCTTCAACCGGACGGTGGGCGAGCGCACCGAGGCCAACGGCTTCGTCGACGGCACGATGATCATGGACGGGCAGTACCAGAAGGCGCCGGGCGGCGGTGTGTCGGCGGTCGCGACCACCGTCTACAACGCGCTGTTCTTCGCCGGGGTCAAGCCCGTCGAGCACGGCGCCCACTCCTTCTACATCGAGCGCTACCCGGCCGGCCGTGAGGCGACGGTGGCCTGGGGCACGCTGGACCTGAGGTTCCGCAACGACTCGGGCAAGCCGATCTACATCAAGGCGAGTTCGACGGACTCGTCGGTCACGGTGAGCTTCCTCGGCACGAAGAAGTACGACTCGGTCGAGGCGGTCGCGGGCCCGCGCACGAACATCACGCCACCGGCGGAGCGCAAGGGCACCGGCGACAAGTGCGAGGTGCAGGAGCCGCTGGAGGGCTTCGACATCAAGGTCGACCGGGTCTTCAAGAACGGCGGCACCGAGGTGAAGCGCGAGACCTTCGGCACGCACTACACGCCGCGGGACAAGGTCACCTGCGAGAAGCAGTCCCGTTGA